DNA sequence from the Manis javanica isolate MJ-LG chromosome 15, MJ_LKY, whole genome shotgun sequence genome:
CATCATCTaagctttcagcaagttgtaatcactgaccacagatcaccataacgaATGTAACAATGAAAAAGCTTGAAGTATCGCGAGAACTAGTAAAAGGTGACACCACTTGAAATGAGCAAACATTGTGGGGGAAAATGGTGCCACCAGACTTGCTCCTCAAAAGGAGGCCACAAACCTTCAGTGTGTAAAACACACAGTATCTTTGAAGTGCAGTATAACGAGGTGTGCCTGTATTTGTATCAGCCCCAAACTGAATATGACCCAAGTGCCATCCACAGTAGGAAGGATGAGTAAAACTGATGTAGTCATACGAAAACGCCACACAGCAGGGAGAATGAACCACAGCCACACCCGGCCACCTGGATGAATCTCGCAAACCACCTGATGATGGGGGACAGAGCAGACGCGAACGCGTTGCAGGTACACGACCAAGCACAGCTCGTCCAGGGAGCCCTTGAATGGTGCATGGCTAGTGACCGGGAGGGCTGCAGGGGCCCTCTGGGGGACTGGCAGCGGTTCGCCTCCTGACCTAGGTGTGGTTATACAGGTGTGGTCGTTCTGTGAAAGTTCAGGACACTGATGGTGTGTGCAGTTTCCTTTATGTACTTTGTGCTTTGAGCCAAAGCTTTAcagatggagaaggaaaaaatgaaggaacaagcGAAGGGCAGCCCATGCGTGCTTTTAGGGCACGGGGGCTTGGTGGGTGGGGGCGTCAAGTCCTCCCCTTGTCACTGGGTTGGCAATCACCTGTGCTTTCCTCTCCTTGCTTGTGCCCACAGGCGAGACGGCCTCCAGCTCCATGCATTCCTCCCGCTACCCAAGCCCGGCCGAGCTGGACGCCTACGCCGAGAAGGTGGCCGACAGCCCGCTCTCCATCAAGATCTTCCCCACCAACATCCGAGTGCCCCAGCACAAGCACCTCAGCCGCACCGTCAACGGCTATGACACCAGCGGCCAGCGCTACAGCCCCTACCCGCAGCACGCCGCCGGCTACCAGGGCCTGTTGGCCATCGTCAAGGCTGCCGTCTCCTCCTCCAGTGTGGCCACGCCCGCCGGGCCCACCAAGAGTGTGCTCAAGAGTGCCGATGGCAAGCGGACCAAGCTGTCCCCGGCCACCGTGCAGGTGGGCATCGCACCCTACCCGGCGCCCAGCACTCTGGGGCCCTTGGCCTACCCCAAGCAACCCGAGGCGCCAGCCCCACCACCCGGCCTGCCCATGGctgccgccactgccgcctctgTCATCCCCCTGCCGGGCCGCGGCCTGCCCCTGCCACCTTCCAACCTGCCCTCCATCCACAGCATCCTCTATCAGCTCAACCAGCAGTGCCAGGCCCCAGGTGCCGTGCCCACCGCCTGCCAGGGCGTGGctgtgccccaccccagcccgGCCAAGCACGGCCCTGTGCCCAGCTTCCCCAGCATGGCCTACTCCGCTGCAGCCGGCCTGCCTGACTGCCGAAAAGGCACTGAGC
Encoded proteins:
- the FAM222A gene encoding protein FAM222A isoform X4, with the translated sequence MHSSRYPSPAELDAYAEKVADSPLSIKIFPTNIRVPQHKHLSRTVNGYDTSGQRYSPYPQHAAGYQGLLAIVKAAVSSSSVATPAGPTKSVLKSADGKRTKLSPATVQVGIAPYPAPSTLGPLAYPKQPEAPAPPPGLPMAAATAASVIPLPGRGLPLPPSNLPSIHSILYQLNQQCQAPGAVPTACQGVAVPHPSPAKHGPVPSFPSMAYSAAAGLPDCRKGTELGQGTAAALTLAGATRPAGYVDSGLDYLLWPQKPPPPPPQPLRAYSGGTVASKSPEACGGRVYERASGSPLNCSMGLPTSFTVGQYFAAPWNSVLVTPTSDCYNPATVAVTELGPAAARELAGPPAEALSGLPSKSVCNTAVLSSSLQSLEYLINDIRPPCIKEQMLGKGYETVAVPRLLDHQHAHIRLPVYR
- the FAM222A gene encoding protein FAM222A isoform X2 → MGEHRVLRDLSFKEGEPRQLPLETACCEPPPSPCQKLGETASSSMHSSRYPSPAELDAYAEKVADSPLSIKIFPTNIRVPQHKHLSRTVNGYDTSGQRYSPYPQHAAGYQGLLAIVKAAVSSSSVATPAGPTKSVLKSADGKRTKLSPATVQVGIAPYPAPSTLGPLAYPKQPEAPAPPPGLPMAAATAASVIPLPGRGLPLPPSNLPSIHSILYQLNQQCQAPGAVPTACQGVAVPHPSPAKHGPVPSFPSMAYSAAAGLPDCRKGTELGQGTAAALTLAGATRPAGYVDSGLDYLLWPQKPPPPPPQPLRAYSGGTVASKSPEACGGRVYERASGSPLNCSMGLPTSFTVGQYFAAPWNSVLVTPTSDCYNPATVAVTELGPAAARELAGPPAEALSGLPSKSVCNTAVLSSSLQSLEYLINDIRPPCIKEQMLGKGYETVAVPRLLDHQHAHIRLPVYR
- the FAM222A gene encoding protein FAM222A isoform X3; its protein translation is MLACLQRTQNPPGQHLACPSKSLELRKCETASSSMHSSRYPSPAELDAYAEKVADSPLSIKIFPTNIRVPQHKHLSRTVNGYDTSGQRYSPYPQHAAGYQGLLAIVKAAVSSSSVATPAGPTKSVLKSADGKRTKLSPATVQVGIAPYPAPSTLGPLAYPKQPEAPAPPPGLPMAAATAASVIPLPGRGLPLPPSNLPSIHSILYQLNQQCQAPGAVPTACQGVAVPHPSPAKHGPVPSFPSMAYSAAAGLPDCRKGTELGQGTAAALTLAGATRPAGYVDSGLDYLLWPQKPPPPPPQPLRAYSGGTVASKSPEACGGRVYERASGSPLNCSMGLPTSFTVGQYFAAPWNSVLVTPTSDCYNPATVAVTELGPAAARELAGPPAEALSGLPSKSVCNTAVLSSSLQSLEYLINDIRPPCIKEQMLGKGYETVAVPRLLDHQHAHIRLPVYR